A genomic window from Desulfobotulus mexicanus includes:
- a CDS encoding DUF3450 family protein, whose translation MKKIRQSCFCLCLAGICLLSAGRVVQAGVLEEMDSVLTVALDAQAEADAFLRERQEEEAFLMRLRMEVEALHFENHMLEKRIAGQHQKLEGLEAASDPGRVARLVEPMLGKLAAALEERMETLPPFGMEARKMRVQRLREAMEDGEKNTEDRFRLLLDCMEAELNLGVFPDMEPGIWEKEGETLRGLFLHLGAAGLFFLSPDGDIVARWDGETRNFHLLESREARAVERALAMVERRMPTELISLPVSLQEVP comes from the coding sequence ATGAAAAAAATCAGACAGTCATGTTTTTGCCTCTGTCTTGCAGGTATTTGTCTTCTGTCCGCAGGCAGGGTTGTGCAGGCGGGTGTTCTGGAAGAAATGGATTCAGTCCTTACCGTGGCCCTGGATGCCCAGGCAGAGGCCGATGCCTTTTTAAGGGAGCGTCAGGAGGAAGAAGCCTTTCTTATGCGTTTACGCATGGAGGTCGAAGCCCTTCATTTTGAAAACCATATGCTGGAAAAACGCATTGCCGGTCAGCACCAGAAACTGGAGGGGCTGGAGGCGGCCAGTGATCCCGGCAGGGTGGCCCGTCTGGTGGAGCCCATGCTTGGCAAACTTGCGGCTGCACTGGAAGAACGAATGGAAACCCTGCCGCCCTTTGGGATGGAAGCCCGGAAGATGCGGGTTCAAAGGTTGCGTGAGGCCATGGAAGACGGAGAGAAAAATACAGAAGACCGCTTCCGTCTGCTTCTGGACTGCATGGAAGCGGAGCTGAACCTCGGGGTTTTTCCGGATATGGAACCGGGCATATGGGAAAAGGAGGGGGAGACCCTCAGGGGGCTTTTTTTGCATTTGGGGGCCGCAGGCCTTTTCTTTCTTTCCCCGGATGGTGACATTGTGGCCCGCTGGGATGGAGAGACCCGCAACTTTCATCTGCTGGAGAGCAGGGAGGCCAGGGCTGTGGAAAGGGCCCTGGCCATGGTAGAGAGGCGCATGCCCACGGAGCTGATTTCCCTGCCCGTTTCTTTGCAGGAGGTTCCGTGA
- a CDS encoding MotA/TolQ/ExbB proton channel family protein, with translation MTGPVWISTFRDAWMTGGIWIWLLALMSAAIWALSLRTFRDLGLCEELSLGSDLIVHRIRAIRILSVAAPLVGLMGTVSAMITMFAGLHAEGFSGDRAMAGGIAQALVSTQAGLLAAIPGILMAHLLERRHMVIWKRRGL, from the coding sequence ATGACAGGACCTGTGTGGATAAGCACCTTCCGGGATGCATGGATGACGGGCGGCATATGGATATGGCTGCTGGCCCTGATGTCTGCTGCCATCTGGGCTTTAAGCCTTCGGACCTTCAGGGATCTGGGTCTTTGTGAAGAGCTCTCTTTGGGTTCTGATCTCATTGTCCACCGCATCCGGGCTATCCGCATCCTCTCCGTTGCCGCTCCCCTTGTGGGACTGATGGGTACCGTATCTGCCATGATCACCATGTTTGCAGGGCTGCATGCCGAAGGCTTTTCAGGGGACAGGGCCATGGCCGGGGGAATTGCCCAGGCTCTGGTGAGCACACAGGCGGGGCTTCTGGCAGCCATTCCGGGTATTCTCATGGCCCATCTTCTGGAAAGGCGGCATATGGTAATATGGAAAAGGAGGGGCCTGTGA
- a CDS encoding M16 family metallopeptidase, with the protein MRKTFLFFVCLILLLISGGTQAFAGESSSGWAWERSDLSPHPKLVFGELPNGFRYALFPNDHPSGRVHLHLLVRSGSRHEAKGQEGLAHFLEHMAFNGSTHFPPGSLIHFFQKIGMNFGGDTNAHTAFDRTVYDIVLPEGKSDTLDQGLRIMADYAGELLFPAEEIERERGIVLAEKRDRNSAAYRMHRAEQGFLFRGTRIPQRPPIGLASVIRSADAKDFRAFYHAWYRPERMLLLGVGDMDLAEVQAKIHAAFGDLKSRGPLLPEPEIGMPDHRGLEFMYHNEPGSGELRLGISTVSSIKPYIHTMQSDKEALLRHMGMRMLSQRLERLKEEGDLSVLSLAAFTHDLFGSIRLADLRMVSRPDSWEENLKIATKTLREALVHGFTAGELERVRQEFIAWFEERAEASQRRESGELAGEFLRDFYTDQVPVCPEAMASLVIPFLEKVELAAVNRSFRQLWSGTHRLVRMLGEGVDLPEGQAKQRMRSIYIAAGDDILKDRLWSESFTFPYLPEPEKVADVKKVWEDEGLGIRDLLLEDGTLLHIRQTDFEAGRVRMRVRLGTGRSGEPWPGLSFIATETLNLSGTGTLGRESLEQALAGKRIALNMGMGPHEIFFDGEARKGDFATLLHLLRARLEDPGFREEAFELARNRHMRELEQAAGSIDRTFSRENPCFFTGGDTRLCPPDAKASELWSLDDIRSWLAPVLASAPLEISVAGDMDMLEVEGLVRSILGKRPLSYGRINEPLAQSPVFTSGLSKTVRVNAHPPASLVQWGFPTGGSSSSLEHRGLNLLAQILRESLREEIRENMGIAYAPFAWYWNYTGWVDWGGIMAGVSVTPEEAEGVSDRILSLAADLGAGGLTPELLERVRGPLINNLKTRQQNNMYWLMGVMDGSGEKPELREWARTLISDYMAWTAEDLSTLAARVLNPEKASLLRVETEK; encoded by the coding sequence ATGCGCAAGACATTCCTGTTTTTTGTCTGTCTGATTCTGCTGCTTATATCTGGCGGCACACAGGCCTTTGCCGGGGAGTCTTCTTCCGGCTGGGCATGGGAAAGGTCGGATCTTTCTCCCCATCCGAAGCTGGTTTTTGGTGAGCTTCCCAATGGTTTCCGTTATGCCCTTTTTCCCAATGACCATCCTTCGGGCAGGGTGCATCTTCACCTTCTGGTACGATCGGGTTCCCGCCATGAGGCTAAAGGTCAGGAAGGGCTGGCCCACTTCCTTGAGCACATGGCCTTTAACGGTTCCACCCACTTTCCTCCGGGCAGTCTCATCCATTTTTTTCAGAAAATCGGCATGAATTTTGGCGGAGATACCAATGCCCATACGGCCTTCGACCGGACGGTATATGACATTGTGCTTCCCGAAGGCAAATCCGACACCCTGGATCAGGGTCTTCGGATCATGGCCGATTATGCAGGAGAACTTCTTTTTCCGGCGGAAGAAATTGAGCGGGAGCGGGGCATTGTCCTTGCCGAAAAAAGGGACAGAAATTCAGCAGCCTACCGCATGCACCGGGCGGAGCAGGGCTTTCTTTTCAGGGGAACCCGCATTCCCCAAAGGCCGCCCATTGGTCTGGCTTCTGTGATCCGCTCTGCAGATGCAAAAGATTTCAGGGCATTTTACCATGCCTGGTACAGGCCGGAGCGTATGCTGCTTCTTGGCGTCGGGGATATGGATCTGGCTGAGGTTCAGGCAAAGATCCATGCCGCCTTCGGGGATCTCAAGTCCCGTGGCCCCCTGTTGCCGGAGCCTGAAATTGGTATGCCGGATCATCGGGGTCTTGAATTCATGTATCACAATGAACCGGGAAGCGGAGAGCTGCGCCTTGGAATTTCCACTGTCTCATCCATAAAGCCTTATATCCATACAATGCAGTCGGACAAGGAGGCTCTTCTGCGTCACATGGGCATGCGTATGCTGTCCCAGCGCCTTGAGCGGCTGAAGGAGGAGGGGGATCTTTCGGTACTTTCCCTTGCCGCCTTTACCCATGACCTTTTCGGAAGTATCCGGCTTGCGGATCTGCGGATGGTTTCAAGGCCGGATTCATGGGAAGAAAATCTCAAAATTGCCACAAAAACCCTGAGGGAGGCCCTGGTGCATGGATTTACCGCAGGGGAGCTGGAAAGGGTAAGGCAGGAGTTCATTGCCTGGTTTGAGGAAAGGGCAGAGGCATCCCAGCGCAGGGAAAGCGGGGAGCTGGCAGGGGAGTTTCTCCGGGATTTTTATACGGATCAGGTGCCTGTATGTCCTGAAGCCATGGCATCGCTGGTGATTCCTTTTCTTGAGAAGGTGGAATTGGCCGCAGTGAACCGCTCTTTCCGGCAGCTCTGGTCCGGCACTCACAGGCTGGTACGCATGCTGGGAGAAGGGGTGGATCTGCCCGAAGGTCAGGCAAAACAGCGGATGCGATCCATTTATATTGCCGCAGGTGATGATATTTTAAAAGACAGGCTCTGGTCCGAAAGTTTTACCTTTCCCTATCTGCCTGAACCGGAAAAAGTGGCTGATGTCAAAAAGGTCTGGGAGGATGAAGGGCTTGGCATCCGGGATCTGTTGCTGGAAGACGGCACCCTTCTCCATATCCGGCAGACGGATTTCGAGGCGGGCCGGGTGCGGATGCGTGTGCGTCTGGGTACGGGCCGCAGCGGTGAGCCCTGGCCCGGTCTTTCCTTTATCGCCACCGAGACCCTGAACCTTTCGGGTACGGGTACCCTCGGGCGGGAGTCTCTGGAACAGGCCCTTGCGGGTAAACGCATCGCCCTGAACATGGGCATGGGGCCCCATGAAATATTTTTTGACGGAGAGGCCCGGAAGGGCGATTTTGCCACCCTGCTTCATCTCCTTCGTGCCCGCCTGGAAGATCCGGGATTCAGGGAAGAGGCCTTTGAGCTTGCCAGAAATCGTCATATGAGAGAGCTGGAGCAGGCGGCCGGGAGCATTGACCGGACGTTTAGCCGGGAGAATCCCTGCTTTTTCACCGGCGGCGATACAAGGCTCTGTCCGCCGGATGCCAAGGCTTCTGAGCTATGGTCCTTAGACGATATCCGAAGCTGGCTGGCTCCGGTTTTAGCATCCGCTCCCCTGGAGATTTCCGTGGCAGGGGACATGGATATGCTGGAAGTGGAAGGGCTTGTGCGTAGTATTCTTGGAAAAAGACCCCTTTCATATGGCAGGATTAATGAGCCTCTGGCCCAAAGCCCCGTCTTTACTTCCGGGCTTTCAAAAACCGTCAGGGTCAATGCCCATCCGCCCGCAAGCCTTGTGCAGTGGGGTTTTCCCACTGGCGGCAGTTCCTCTTCACTGGAGCATCGGGGGCTGAATCTGCTGGCTCAAATCCTTAGGGAAAGTCTGCGTGAGGAAATCCGGGAAAATATGGGTATTGCCTACGCTCCCTTTGCCTGGTACTGGAATTATACGGGCTGGGTCGACTGGGGCGGCATCATGGCAGGGGTTTCCGTGACACCCGAAGAAGCAGAGGGGGTTTCAGACCGCATCCTTTCCCTTGCAGCAGATCTGGGGGCGGGAGGGTTGACACCGGAGCTTCTGGAAAGGGTAAGGGGACCCCTCATCAACAATCTGAAAACCCGTCAACAAAATAATATGTACTGGCTCATGGGCGTCATGGATGGTTCCGGAGAAAAGCCTGAGCTGCGGGAATGGGCCAGAACCCTGATATCTGACTATATGGCCTGGACCGCCGAAGACTTAAGTACCCTTGCTGCAAGGGTGCTGAATCCTGAAAAGGCTTCTCTTTTACGTGTTGAGACGGAAAAATAG
- a CDS encoding ExbD/TolR family protein, whose protein sequence is MKRRLRQMRKRATPGLDMAPLLDMIFILLIFFVVNASFIRETSVPVDRPSARSAVSSDQVRLVLAVDASGRIFLEDRPVDPGVLRGRMQEFAAKNPGAAVVVAADKEAASGTLMRVLDICRMAGVQHLALAARRPE, encoded by the coding sequence GTGAAAAGACGGTTGCGGCAGATGCGGAAACGGGCCACACCGGGGCTGGATATGGCCCCTTTGCTGGATATGATTTTTATTCTTTTGATTTTTTTTGTGGTGAATGCCAGCTTTATACGGGAAACATCGGTACCTGTGGACCGGCCTTCGGCCCGGAGTGCCGTATCCTCGGATCAGGTACGATTGGTTCTGGCGGTGGATGCTTCGGGCAGAATATTTCTTGAGGACAGGCCTGTGGACCCCGGAGTACTCCGGGGACGTATGCAGGAATTTGCCGCAAAAAATCCCGGTGCTGCCGTTGTGGTGGCGGCGGATAAGGAGGCTGCATCCGGCACCCTGATGCGGGTACTGGATATCTGCCGCATGGCAGGTGTTCAGCATCTGGCTCTGGCAGCCCGGAGACCGGAATGA
- a CDS encoding lipoprotein: protein MKRFLIFLFLALFVVAGCNSSSSSSNENPTKPDPTNPVTPDPGGVDDTGGIMPGICGKMFMTPSTFRNAAFAGAPSGYSFSDEESECTDYGGTYEIRFASGQQFVMMELESLWGGRTPTWSPGAERFKLDGMDAEYMEMSTGSINLGYLAIHLPYIEASLLISSTGIRNRADLETVARNTGLLNKRVPDIKDSDWPVEIIPSYRLKGMVYEITRDDNPAESPEHRIRFNISTMMNPELNESYNRVKTFAVDEGGFLRFPDSTILNLPFEDEDLYKGGHKNFDWPVQFEYFIK from the coding sequence ATGAAACGTTTTCTGATCTTTTTATTTCTGGCGCTTTTTGTGGTTGCGGGATGCAACAGCAGCAGTTCTTCAAGTAACGAAAACCCCACAAAACCTGACCCCACCAACCCTGTGACGCCGGACCCCGGCGGAGTTGATGATACAGGTGGCATCATGCCCGGTATCTGCGGCAAAATGTTCATGACCCCATCCACCTTCAGGAATGCTGCCTTTGCCGGTGCGCCGTCCGGTTATTCTTTCAGTGATGAAGAAAGTGAATGCACTGATTACGGTGGCACCTATGAAATCCGCTTTGCCAGTGGTCAGCAGTTTGTCATGATGGAGCTAGAATCTCTCTGGGGCGGCAGAACCCCCACATGGAGCCCCGGTGCGGAACGATTTAAACTTGACGGAATGGATGCGGAATACATGGAAATGTCCACGGGAAGCATAAACTTGGGCTATCTTGCTATCCATTTACCCTACATTGAAGCTTCCCTTTTAATTTCCAGTACAGGAATAAGGAACAGGGCAGACCTTGAAACCGTCGCAAGGAATACGGGACTGCTGAATAAAAGAGTACCTGATATTAAAGACAGTGACTGGCCCGTTGAAATTATTCCAAGTTACAGACTCAAAGGGATGGTTTATGAAATTACAAGGGACGATAATCCTGCAGAATCACCGGAACACCGCATACGCTTCAATATAAGTACCATGATGAACCCTGAGCTGAATGAGTCCTATAACAGAGTGAAAACCTTTGCTGTAGATGAAGGTGGTTTTCTGAGGTTTCCAGACAGTACAATACTTAACCTCCCCTTTGAAGATGAAGATCTTTACAAGGGAGGTCATAAGAATTTTGACTGGCCAGTACAATTCGAATACTTTATTAAATAA
- a CDS encoding MotA/TolQ/ExbB proton channel family protein has translation MRSVFISLVLILFLFSPSHGEKLLPQDRVLQGVREDAALQRQILGKEREDLAAQRKSLETEIRELEAANRKKKADLDTLMARTRQAEAERETSRSTEMALLAMMADAADRFETLLGSGITLPLKSLKPKGDAPEDRLRSFLETLDFHLRASDTTAVESHSFMGRDGRMHEAQVLRIGALAAMGQDAGGRPLFLVSHGSGEMYKQARRLPSRSEGRAIERALTGEGGGMLPVDLSGGTVLDTESGGRGLRDRVREGGLLIWPILFLGVAGIIIFIVRAFDLFRLSFFRGDAAMVIKDRLHGRQGDWGLRAAKSPGLSMLVMAADLRDEAPEVREQMLESAVAGWSDRMERGIASLGVMAALAPMLGLLGTVTGMMASFRVMSRMGAGDIRLMSGGISEALVTTQWGLAVAVPLLLAHHLLSRRAERLALDAEDRAAEALSLMEKVSDNPDGEKV, from the coding sequence ATGCGCTCTGTTTTTATAAGTCTTGTGCTGATTCTTTTTCTCTTTTCTCCATCCCATGGGGAAAAGCTCCTGCCCCAGGACAGGGTTCTTCAGGGGGTTAGGGAAGATGCGGCGCTGCAGCGTCAGATTCTTGGGAAGGAAAGGGAGGACCTTGCCGCACAGCGAAAGTCTCTGGAAACAGAAATCAGGGAATTAGAGGCGGCAAACCGTAAAAAAAAGGCAGATCTGGATACTCTGATGGCCCGCACCCGGCAGGCAGAGGCCGAAAGGGAGACTTCCCGTAGTACGGAAATGGCCCTGCTGGCCATGATGGCCGATGCTGCAGACCGTTTTGAAACCCTGCTGGGTTCCGGCATCACCCTGCCCCTTAAGTCTCTGAAACCCAAAGGCGATGCCCCGGAAGACCGCCTTCGCTCCTTTCTTGAAACCCTGGATTTTCATCTCAGGGCTTCCGACACCACGGCAGTGGAAAGTCATTCCTTTATGGGCCGGGATGGTCGCATGCATGAAGCTCAGGTGCTGCGTATTGGAGCCCTGGCCGCCATGGGGCAGGATGCCGGAGGCCGTCCCCTTTTTCTTGTAAGCCACGGAAGCGGGGAAATGTATAAGCAGGCCCGGAGGCTGCCTTCCCGTTCCGAGGGTCGTGCCATTGAAAGGGCCCTGACCGGAGAAGGGGGAGGGATGCTTCCTGTGGATCTTTCCGGAGGTACGGTTCTGGATACGGAAAGCGGCGGCAGGGGGTTGCGTGACCGGGTAAGGGAAGGGGGACTTCTCATCTGGCCCATCCTTTTTCTGGGGGTAGCGGGTATCATAATTTTTATTGTCCGTGCCTTTGATCTTTTCCGCCTTTCCTTTTTCAGAGGCGATGCGGCCATGGTGATAAAGGACAGACTGCATGGCAGGCAGGGGGACTGGGGTTTAAGGGCGGCAAAGAGTCCGGGACTTTCCATGCTTGTCATGGCTGCGGATCTCAGGGATGAGGCCCCTGAAGTCCGGGAACAGATGCTGGAAAGTGCCGTGGCGGGCTGGTCGGATAGAATGGAGCGGGGTATTGCCAGCCTCGGTGTGATGGCCGCACTGGCGCCCATGCTGGGCCTGCTGGGAACGGTAACGGGCATGATGGCGTCTTTTCGTGTCATGAGCCGAATGGGTGCCGGGGATATCCGGCTCATGTCCGGAGGCATTTCCGAAGCACTGGTTACCACCCAGTGGGGTCTGGCCGTGGCCGTGCCTTTGCTTCTGGCCCATCATCTGCTTTCGAGAAGGGCTGAAAGGCTGGCTCTGGATGCAGAGGACAGGGCAGCAGAAGCTTTGTCCCTTATGGAAAAAGTGTCTGATAATCCGGATGGGGAAAAGGTATAG
- a CDS encoding energy transducer TonB, which yields MRSFTVWLVCWGLGAGLTLLIFGLFLVSGKSGVPEEPWEGVPVTLSQDLFHERPESVTERPVEIPVLPELERLEPLPFDDSVLSLPDTFFLKRELTLAEVIPDVRPPDAASLTSSLDAPAPQQLVDADAVYGPGELDAMPRPIHRVVPTFPHAARRQGIRHGRVRLLMEVDREGRVRDVQVISADPPGYFEAVSLDAARRWRFTPGRLGDADVITRFELPLVFGEPDG from the coding sequence ATGAGGTCCTTTACGGTCTGGCTGGTATGCTGGGGGCTGGGGGCCGGGCTTACCCTGCTGATTTTTGGTCTTTTTCTTGTTTCCGGTAAAAGTGGTGTTCCTGAGGAGCCATGGGAGGGTGTGCCCGTTACCCTGAGTCAGGACCTGTTCCATGAAAGACCGGAGTCTGTAACGGAAAGGCCCGTGGAAATTCCTGTGCTGCCGGAGCTTGAAAGGCTTGAACCTCTGCCCTTTGATGATTCCGTCCTGAGTCTCCCGGATACGTTTTTTTTAAAAAGGGAGCTTACCCTTGCCGAGGTGATACCGGATGTAAGGCCTCCGGATGCGGCCTCCCTGACCAGCAGTCTCGATGCCCCTGCACCGCAGCAGCTTGTTGATGCCGATGCTGTGTATGGTCCAGGAGAGCTGGATGCGATGCCCCGTCCCATCCACAGGGTAGTCCCCACCTTTCCCCATGCCGCCAGAAGGCAGGGTATCCGCCATGGTCGGGTACGTCTTCTCATGGAGGTGGACAGGGAGGGCCGGGTGCGGGATGTACAGGTCATATCCGCAGACCCGCCGGGGTATTTTGAGGCGGTTTCCCTGGATGCGGCCCGCAGGTGGCGCTTTACGCCGGGCAGGCTTGGAGATGCGGATGTGATTACCCGCTTTGAGCTGCCCCTTGTTTTCGGAGAGCCGGATGGATAG
- a CDS encoding tetratricopeptide repeat protein, protein MDREVWERVGVMALFPGISTPSGGFICLLLICLSTMALAPPPAFASRGVLQQALLFLEGEKPEKAFDVLASQEASLGGLSHYWSLRATARFRMGELDGAAEDFQRGLSLEPESADLWRNLGWTFHAMDRWKDGADAFQRALKVSQEGKDAYGLALCLFKAGDAVAAKEKMAEWLKADTPPDWLRLFVHASLTEGGIKPELLRQMEGLALESGSAEDWQLLASGLHMAGYTGRAALAFETAFFLKKPGPEDWQMLAGLYASAGLPHLAAGAMERAGLDAMDILPHLLAAGRYRDALLLLQKNGGPEAGMLAARLYRQAGDPSAALASLSGLKETPEVLYIKGLCFRELRRYSEARRVFALLAEEPGWDLRVKGLLSRIQAMEEAGVGESY, encoded by the coding sequence ATGGATAGAGAAGTATGGGAGAGGGTTGGGGTGATGGCTTTGTTTCCGGGGATCTCCACTCCGTCAGGTGGCTTTATTTGTTTGCTCCTTATATGCCTGTCAACCATGGCTCTGGCACCGCCTCCGGCCTTTGCTTCCCGAGGGGTTTTACAGCAGGCTCTCTTATTTCTTGAAGGCGAAAAACCTGAAAAGGCCTTTGATGTGCTGGCTTCCCAGGAGGCCTCCTTAGGGGGGCTTTCCCATTACTGGAGTCTTCGGGCCACGGCCCGTTTCCGCATGGGAGAGCTGGATGGGGCAGCGGAAGATTTTCAGCGGGGCTTGAGTCTGGAACCGGAGAGTGCGGATCTGTGGCGGAATCTGGGATGGACCTTCCATGCGATGGACCGGTGGAAGGACGGGGCGGATGCCTTTCAAAGGGCTTTGAAGGTTTCCCAAGAGGGAAAGGATGCCTACGGCCTTGCCCTATGCCTTTTTAAAGCCGGGGATGCTGTGGCTGCGAAAGAAAAAATGGCCGAATGGCTTAAGGCCGATACCCCCCCTGACTGGCTGCGGCTTTTTGTCCATGCTTCCCTGACAGAAGGCGGCATAAAGCCTGAGCTTCTTCGGCAGATGGAAGGTCTTGCCCTTGAAAGCGGGAGTGCCGAAGACTGGCAGCTTCTTGCTTCGGGCCTGCATATGGCAGGCTATACCGGCAGGGCGGCACTGGCCTTTGAAACGGCTTTTTTTCTTAAAAAACCCGGTCCTGAGGACTGGCAGATGCTGGCAGGTCTCTATGCATCAGCAGGGCTTCCCCATCTGGCGGCAGGGGCAATGGAAAGGGCGGGCCTGGATGCAATGGATATTTTGCCCCATCTTCTGGCTGCAGGGAGGTATCGGGATGCTCTGCTTCTTCTTCAGAAAAACGGTGGACCGGAGGCAGGGATGCTGGCAGCCCGGCTTTACCGGCAGGCGGGAGATCCTTCAGCTGCTCTGGCCAGTCTCTCCGGCCTGAAAGAAACTCCGGAAGTTTTATATATAAAAGGTCTCTGTTTCAGGGAGCTTCGCCGTTACAGTGAGGCCCGCAGGGTTTTTGCCCTCCTTGCGGAGGAGCCGGGATGGGATCTTAGGGTGAAGGGGCTTTTAAGCCGGATCCAGGCAATGGAGGAGGCCGGGGTGGGTGAATCCTATTGA
- a CDS encoding IS1634 family transposase: protein MEAPFQFEIADVDHLPIIRKFAEKLGISDIVNDMVSTGMNLDVGKTLIFLILDTLSGRSPLYRVADRYTDLEVEALMGAGFEPSSLLSHNLGRMLDCLHETGTHKILSAISHRAVNVFSLNPKVWYFDTTSISLYGNAYPEPEQDSETPHVTHGYSKDHRPDLKQFLISLLCVDRNIPMLGRVKNGNASDVTLNNQVLTDVSKYLAAHGFDDKATIYVADSAMVSEDNLAKADQMRFLTRLPARYKECSRVIEGTVAENTRDWHPIGVLSQDPGSPNRPAAEYEYKETTVSLYGNTYRAIVVHSSAYDKRRQKAVDRMINKDHEETKIRCKKTGDVLFHCEEDAEDAARRLVETQSFLHSIQTRVATVFLYGKGRPPKGKERNPLRTDYRIETEICQNEETITKLRREAGCIVLLTNLASEAEREEYDAKALLTLYKEQYGIEQNFGFLKDPAIVDGIFLKKPERIEVLGLIMILALMIWRLMEREMRQYLDRTGEDLSDWPKRRTTRPTSFMMTTKFHSIKLIRFEGKLILAQSFTETQNAWLKALGVKPADFLPPPN, encoded by the coding sequence GTGGAAGCCCCATTTCAGTTTGAGATAGCAGATGTTGATCACCTGCCCATCATTCGTAAGTTTGCAGAGAAACTTGGAATCTCGGATATTGTCAATGATATGGTTTCCACTGGTATGAATCTTGATGTTGGAAAAACTCTTATCTTTTTGATCCTGGATACATTGTCCGGCAGATCTCCTCTTTATCGGGTTGCAGACAGGTATACAGACTTGGAGGTGGAGGCCCTCATGGGTGCTGGCTTTGAGCCATCATCCCTCTTGAGCCACAATCTGGGACGCATGTTAGACTGTCTCCATGAAACAGGGACCCATAAGATTCTTTCTGCCATCTCCCATAGGGCTGTCAATGTTTTTAGTCTCAACCCCAAGGTATGGTATTTCGACACCACCTCTATTTCTCTTTATGGGAACGCATATCCGGAGCCAGAGCAGGATAGCGAGACACCTCATGTCACCCACGGTTACAGTAAAGACCATCGGCCGGATCTAAAGCAATTTTTAATCTCTCTCTTGTGTGTTGATCGGAATATACCGATGCTTGGCCGGGTAAAAAATGGGAACGCTTCTGATGTTACGCTCAATAATCAAGTGCTTACCGATGTATCAAAGTACCTTGCCGCCCACGGATTTGATGATAAGGCTACCATCTATGTTGCAGACTCTGCCATGGTGAGTGAAGATAACCTTGCAAAAGCGGATCAAATGCGGTTCCTAACCCGTCTCCCCGCCCGATACAAGGAATGCTCACGAGTAATTGAGGGGACCGTAGCTGAAAATACAAGGGACTGGCATCCAATCGGAGTCCTCTCGCAAGATCCGGGGAGTCCTAACCGTCCCGCTGCTGAATACGAATATAAGGAGACAACTGTTTCTCTCTATGGGAACACCTATCGGGCCATTGTCGTTCATTCCTCTGCCTATGATAAACGACGGCAAAAAGCTGTGGACCGTATGATCAATAAAGATCATGAGGAGACAAAGATCCGTTGTAAAAAAACCGGAGATGTTCTGTTTCATTGTGAAGAAGATGCTGAGGATGCGGCCCGCAGACTGGTAGAAACCCAATCATTTCTTCATAGCATTCAAACTCGGGTTGCCACTGTTTTTCTGTATGGAAAAGGACGCCCGCCTAAAGGAAAGGAGCGTAATCCACTCAGAACGGATTACCGGATTGAAACGGAAATATGCCAGAATGAAGAAACCATCACGAAACTACGTCGAGAGGCTGGTTGTATTGTCCTGTTGACCAACCTGGCATCTGAAGCTGAACGGGAAGAGTACGACGCTAAAGCCCTGCTTACGCTGTATAAGGAACAGTACGGTATTGAGCAGAATTTTGGATTTCTCAAAGATCCAGCCATCGTAGACGGCATTTTTTTAAAGAAACCGGAACGGATTGAGGTTCTCGGTCTGATCATGATTCTGGCTCTTATGATCTGGCGACTGATGGAACGGGAAATGAGACAATATCTCGACCGCACCGGAGAAGATCTGTCAGACTGGCCCAAACGCAGAACAACAAGACCCACGTCATTTATGATGACAACCAAATTTCATTCAATCAAACTTATCAGATTTGAAGGCAAGCTGATTTTGGCTCAGTCGTTCACTGAAACACAGAATGCATGGCTTAAGGCACTTGGGGTCAAGCCAGCTGATTTTTTGCCTCCACCAAATTAA